Proteins found in one Lycium ferocissimum isolate CSIRO_LF1 chromosome 6, AGI_CSIRO_Lferr_CH_V1, whole genome shotgun sequence genomic segment:
- the LOC132059884 gene encoding transcription factor bHLH30-like, which yields MQSQSSTDAYNMYGAGNMSGLIFQENSPWSLPQSFNTLDDPFLFPPSHYGGLFNRIRPPSTLQFPCSSTPFGLQDEVQKMSAQEIMDAKALAASKSHSEAERRRRERINNHLAKLRSLLPSTTKTDKASLLAEVIQHVKELKRQTSQISETNPVIPTEINELTVEYYNASDEEGNFVIKASLCCEDRPDLLPDLIKTLKSLRLKTLKAEITTLGGRVKNVLFMTRDQEDTWTNDNEDDQLQYTLSSIQEALKAVMERSSGIDSGSGNVKRQRTSNNINIFENRSL from the exons ATGCAGTCACAAAGCAGCACAGATGCATATAATATGTATGGAGCTGGAAATATGTCAGGATTAATATTCCAAGAGAACTCTCCATGGAGTCTCCCCCAAAGCTTCAATACACTTGATGATCCATTTCTTTTTCCACCATCACATTATGGAGGTTTATTCAACAGAATTAGACCACCAAGTACTCTACAATTTCCATGTTCATCAACACCTTTTGGCCTCCAAGATGAGGTGCAGAAAATGAGTGCACAAGAAATAATGGATGCAAAGGCACTTGCTGCCTCCAAAAGCCACAGTGAAGCTGAAAGGAGACGTAGAGAAAGAATCAATAATCATCTTGCTAAACTCCGTAGCCTTCTTCCCAGCACTACAAAA ACAGATAAAGCATCACTACTAGCTGAGGTGATACAACATGTGAAGGAGCTCAAGAGACAAACCTCACAAATATCCGAGACAAATCCAGTAATCCCAACTGAGATAAACGAGTTAACAGTTGAGTATTATAATGCATCTGATGAAGAAGGAAATTTTGTGATTAAAGCTTCATTGTGCTGTGAAGATAGGCCTGATCTTTTACCTGACCTAATCAAGACCTTGAAATCTCTAAGGTTAAAAACACTAAAGGCTGAAATAACTACACTTGGTGGACGAGTGAAAAATGTATTGTTCATGACTAGAGATCAAGAAGACACGTGGACGAATGATAATGAGGATGATCAATTGCAATATACTCTAAGTTCAATTCAAGAAGCACTTAAAGCAGTGATGGAGAGATCTAGTGGGATTGATTCTGGTTCAGGCAATGTTAAGAGACAAAGAACTAGTAATAACATTAACATATTTGAAAATAGATCTCTCTAG
- the LOC132061426 gene encoding uncharacterized protein LOC132061426 yields MAMNYEFDALIKNKTWELVPRPPNVNVIRSMWIFTHKEKSNGDFERHKAGLVGDDSLDAPLWLFFASEFAEGSGSFELFPWHSCPRHKDGMFFRMIPKYAKEIIDTAGMSSCKATFTLRLILNRR; encoded by the exons ATGGCTATGAATTATGAATTTGATGCTcttattaaaaataagacgTGGGAGTTGGTGCCCCGTCCACCTAATGTGAATGTTATTCGTTCTATGTGGATTTTCACTCATAAAGAAAAATCTAATGGTGACTTTGAGAGGCATAAAGCCGGTCTTGTAGGTGATG ATTCTCTCGATGCTCCATTATGGCTCTTCTTTGCCTCGGAATTTGCTGAAGGATCCGGGTCCTTTGAATTATTTCCTTGGCATTCATGTCCTCGACATAAGGATGGGATGTTTTTTCGCATGATACCCAAGTATGCTAAGGAAATCATTGATACAGCCGGGATGTCTTCGTGTAAGGCTACTTTTACTCTCAGGTTGATACTAAACCGAAG ATGA